A single Mangrovimonas sp. YM274 DNA region contains:
- a CDS encoding DUF59 domain-containing protein, translating to MSDTTIDTNALGEKIVRVLKTIFDPEIPVDIYELGLIYDVFVNEDYDVKILMTLTTPNCPVAETLPLEVEEKVKSLNDVKSAEVEITFDPPWSQELMSEEAKLELGML from the coding sequence ATGAGCGATACCACTATAGATACCAATGCCCTTGGAGAAAAAATTGTAAGGGTTTTAAAAACTATTTTCGACCCTGAAATTCCTGTAGATATCTATGAATTGGGGTTGATTTACGATGTTTTTGTCAATGAGGATTACGATGTGAAAATCTTAATGACACTAACCACGCCTAATTGTCCTGTGGCAGAAACCTTGCCTCTGGAAGTTGAGGAAAAGGTGAAATCTCTTAATGACGTAAAGTCTGCAGAGGTAGAGATTACTTTTGATCCTCCATGGTCTCAAGAGTTAATGAGCGAAGAAGCAAAATTGGAATTGGGAATGCTGTAG
- a CDS encoding ABC transporter ATP-binding protein encodes MARRTPKSIKDEDKTSIRTSFNALVYIPRFFREIWNVNKKLFVLSALCRLIGALLPVVILWVGKLIIDEIVTQTTIETTDYTQLWTYVAIEFALVILSDFISRAISLTDGLLGDEYNIATSVTIIKKTNQVTISLLEDSEFYDKLERARTQTTGRVGLMSNVLGQAQSAISIATLVAGLVYFEPYLIILLVLSIIPSFINEIRFSQQQYSLARSWTSERRELDYLRFIGANDKTAKEIKLFGLTDFIVDRFRNLSEEYYQLNKILAVKRSALGFLFNVLGSISYYAAYVFIIYRVLSGVITLGELTFLSGSFNRLMKNLQEFFSRFTRISESALYLKDYFDFIDISVDANTQEDVPLPKHIQQGFEFKDVYFSYPDSDHEILKGVCFTLKAGEKLAFVGQNGAGKTTLTKLLLRFYEPTSGEILLDGVNINRFKKAEYQQFFGVIFQDFFRYEFTVKENIAIGDIKELGNQKKIENAARLSLANEVVEALSKGYDQQLGKRFVSGQELSGGQWQKVALARAYMKNAEVMILDEPTSALDAKAESEVFERFIGLTKGKTSILISHRFSTVRQADRILVLEEGRVLEIGTHEELMAHPKLYAELFTLQAEGYQ; translated from the coding sequence ATGGCAAGACGTACACCCAAATCAATAAAGGATGAGGACAAAACCAGCATAAGGACTTCCTTTAATGCTTTGGTGTACATTCCTCGGTTTTTTAGGGAAATCTGGAATGTCAATAAAAAGCTTTTCGTCTTGTCGGCTTTGTGCCGTTTGATAGGAGCCTTGCTTCCCGTGGTCATTTTATGGGTGGGTAAATTGATTATTGATGAGATTGTCACTCAAACGACTATTGAAACCACCGATTATACCCAATTGTGGACATATGTGGCTATTGAATTTGCTTTAGTGATTTTATCAGATTTTATCAGTAGGGCCATTTCCCTTACCGATGGTCTGTTAGGGGATGAATATAATATTGCGACTTCTGTTACCATTATCAAAAAGACCAATCAGGTAACCATAAGTTTGCTTGAGGATTCAGAGTTTTATGATAAGCTAGAACGTGCACGTACCCAAACTACGGGTAGAGTAGGTTTGATGTCTAACGTCTTGGGGCAAGCCCAAAGTGCTATTTCCATTGCTACTTTGGTAGCTGGTCTTGTGTATTTTGAACCTTACCTTATCATTTTATTGGTACTGAGTATTATTCCATCCTTTATTAATGAAATAAGGTTTAGCCAACAGCAGTATTCTTTGGCGAGAAGTTGGACCTCAGAACGACGGGAATTGGATTATTTGCGGTTTATAGGTGCCAATGATAAAACAGCCAAAGAAATTAAATTGTTCGGCCTTACCGATTTTATAGTAGATCGATTTAGGAATCTTTCCGAAGAATATTATCAGCTCAATAAAATCTTAGCCGTGAAACGTTCGGCTTTAGGGTTTTTGTTCAATGTTTTGGGTTCCATAAGTTATTACGCAGCTTATGTATTCATTATATATCGCGTGTTGTCGGGTGTGATTACGTTGGGTGAATTGACCTTTTTATCGGGTTCTTTCAATAGGTTGATGAAGAACCTTCAGGAGTTCTTTTCAAGATTTACCCGGATTTCGGAGAGTGCCTTGTATTTAAAAGACTATTTCGATTTTATTGATATTTCAGTAGATGCCAATACTCAAGAAGATGTGCCGCTCCCCAAACATATTCAACAAGGTTTTGAATTTAAAGATGTCTATTTTTCCTATCCAGATTCCGATCATGAGATTTTAAAAGGTGTATGTTTCACTTTAAAGGCAGGAGAAAAACTAGCTTTTGTAGGGCAAAACGGGGCAGGAAAAACGACGCTCACCAAGTTGCTATTACGCTTTTATGAGCCAACTTCTGGAGAGATTCTTTTGGACGGTGTGAATATTAACAGGTTTAAGAAGGCGGAGTACCAACAATTCTTTGGGGTAATTTTTCAGGATTTCTTTAGATACGAATTCACGGTTAAAGAGAATATCGCCATAGGAGATATTAAGGAACTTGGCAACCAGAAAAAGATTGAAAATGCAGCTCGATTAAGTTTGGCAAACGAAGTGGTGGAAGCTTTGAGCAAAGGTTACGACCAACAGTTGGGGAAACGTTTTGTGAGCGGTCAAGAGCTTTCAGGGGGGCAATGGCAAAAAGTAGCTTTGGCAAGGGCTTATATGAAAAATGCTGAAGTGATGATTTTGGATGAGCCTACGTCAGCACTTGATGCCAAGGCCGAAAGTGAAGTGTTTGAGCGCTTTATTGGGTTAACCAAAGGAAAGACAAGCATTTTGATTTCCCATAGATTTAGTACAGTACGACAAGCCGATAGAATTTTGGTGTTGGAAGAAGGCCGTGTGTTGGAAATAGGCACGCATGAAGAGCTCATGGCACATCCAAAATTGTATGCCGAATTGTTTACACTTCAGGCAGAGGGCTATCAATAA
- a CDS encoding DUF2480 family protein produces the protein MADEIINRVANSKLVTIDLEDFYPKGARVLFDIKDWLFQELILKEKDFREYVKQHDWSQYQDGYLALQCSAEAIIPSWAYLLIATQASSYAKKVVVGTLQDLESSIFQDIVSQLDVEQFRDKPVIIKGCSNKPIPETAYTLLVSRLNGVAKSIMFGEACSTVPLYKK, from the coding sequence ATGGCAGATGAAATAATTAACCGCGTAGCCAATAGTAAATTGGTAACTATAGATTTGGAAGACTTTTATCCTAAAGGCGCCCGTGTGCTTTTTGATATCAAGGACTGGTTGTTCCAAGAGTTGATTTTAAAGGAGAAGGACTTTCGGGAATACGTAAAGCAACACGATTGGAGCCAATATCAAGATGGTTATTTGGCCTTGCAGTGTTCGGCTGAGGCGATTATCCCCTCTTGGGCCTATTTATTGATTGCCACGCAAGCGTCTTCATATGCTAAAAAAGTGGTTGTTGGAACTCTTCAGGATTTGGAGTCGTCAATATTTCAAGATATTGTTTCCCAATTGGATGTCGAACAATTTCGTGACAAGCCTGTCATTATTAAAGGGTGTTCTAATAAGCCCATTCCAGAAACAGCCTACACCTTATTGGTTTCCAGATTGAACGGGGTAGCAAAATCCATTATGTTTGGTGAGGCTTGTTCCACGGTGCCACTGTATAAAAAATAG
- a CDS encoding SufE family protein, whose amino-acid sequence MSIQDIQNDIIDEFSMFDDWEERYQYMIDLGKTLPLIDEQYKTDEYIIKGCQSKVWVHAQLEYEKVVFTADSDAIITKGIIAILIRVFSNQSPADIIAANTNFIDDIGLKEHLSPTRANGLVSMIKQLKMYAIAYQTQLN is encoded by the coding sequence GTGAGTATACAGGATATTCAAAATGACATTATCGACGAGTTCTCAATGTTTGACGATTGGGAAGAGCGTTATCAATATATGATCGATTTAGGTAAGACCTTGCCATTAATCGATGAGCAATATAAAACCGATGAGTATATCATCAAAGGTTGCCAAAGTAAGGTTTGGGTGCATGCTCAATTGGAATATGAAAAGGTGGTATTTACAGCCGATAGTGATGCTATTATCACTAAAGGGATTATCGCCATCCTTATCAGAGTGTTTTCAAACCAAAGTCCTGCGGACATTATTGCGGCCAATACTAATTTTATTGATGATATTGGATTAAAGGAGCACCTATCGCCAACCCGTGCCAATGGCTTGGTGAGTATGATCAAACAACTAAAAATGTATGCTATAGCATACCAAACACAGTTAAACTAA
- the hflX gene encoding GTPase HflX — protein MLEKKDISLEKAVLIGIITKDQDETRSKEYLDELEFLTYTAGGEVVARFTQKMDMPNPRTFIGTGKMNDVQEYINEHNVGTAIFDDELSPAQERNISKILNCKVLDRTNLILDIFAQRAQTSYARTQVELAQCEYLLPRLKGMWTHLERQKGGIGMRGPGETEIETDRRIVRDKIALLKAKIKTIDKQMAVQRGNRGQMVRVALVGYTNVGKSTLMNVISKSEVFAENKLFATLDTTVRKVVIKNLPFLMSDTVGFIRKLPTQLVESFKSTLDEVREADLLLHVVDISHPNFEEHIDSVNKILDEIDSADKPTIMVFNKIDAYEAEPFDDNDLVAERTKVNYTLDEWKTTWMSKIGDNALFISATNKENLEDFRKRVYNEVRKIHITRFPYNHFLYPDYDENYDDAQ, from the coding sequence ATGTTAGAAAAAAAAGACATCTCGCTTGAAAAGGCAGTTTTAATTGGCATCATTACCAAAGACCAAGATGAAACCAGATCCAAAGAATATTTGGACGAGCTGGAATTTTTAACCTATACAGCTGGGGGTGAAGTAGTGGCACGGTTTACACAAAAAATGGACATGCCCAACCCACGTACCTTTATTGGGACTGGAAAAATGAACGACGTTCAGGAATATATAAATGAACACAATGTTGGCACCGCTATATTTGATGATGAGCTCTCTCCTGCGCAGGAACGCAATATCAGCAAAATACTGAACTGCAAAGTTTTAGATAGAACCAATTTAATTCTAGATATTTTTGCCCAAAGAGCCCAAACCAGTTATGCCAGAACCCAAGTAGAATTGGCGCAATGCGAATATTTACTACCCAGACTTAAAGGAATGTGGACGCACTTGGAACGCCAAAAAGGGGGAATTGGAATGCGTGGTCCCGGTGAAACCGAAATTGAGACCGACCGTAGGATTGTTAGGGATAAAATAGCGCTATTAAAGGCCAAGATCAAAACCATCGACAAACAAATGGCAGTACAACGTGGTAACCGCGGCCAAATGGTCCGTGTTGCCCTTGTAGGATACACCAACGTAGGCAAATCTACCCTGATGAATGTCATTAGCAAAAGTGAAGTGTTTGCCGAAAACAAACTCTTTGCCACGCTTGACACTACCGTTAGAAAGGTGGTCATTAAAAACCTACCTTTCTTAATGAGTGACACCGTGGGATTCATCAGAAAATTACCAACCCAACTTGTAGAAAGTTTTAAAAGCACCTTGGATGAAGTGCGCGAAGCTGACTTATTATTACATGTGGTAGATATCTCCCATCCTAACTTTGAAGAACATATTGATTCTGTGAATAAAATTTTGGATGAAATAGATAGTGCCGACAAACCTACCATTATGGTATTCAACAAAATTGACGCCTACGAAGCTGAACCTTTTGATGACAATGATTTAGTTGCTGAACGCACCAAAGTGAACTATACTCTTGATGAATGGAAAACCACTTGGATGAGTAAAATTGGAGATAATGCGCTGTTCATTTCCGCTACCAATAAGGAAAACTTAGAAGACTTTAGAAAACGCGTCTATAATGAAGTAAGGAAAATTCATATTACCAGATTTCCCTACAATCATTTTCTGTATCCAGATTATGACGAAAATTACGACGATGCACAATAA
- a CDS encoding DUF3078 domain-containing protein, with amino-acid sequence MKKLLCSLALVACAVAANAQTLEELKAEQKAKKDSISDIQKRVDDLQSQIDAFPGWKIGAFGVVGGSLSNFDNWYAQGTPNNSSGNFGGTVNAYANLDREKYFWKNALNLNLKWVKLDDKDDPNDDDSFQPTTDVFNITSLYGYKITSKLAASALVEYRTTILDNFNDPGYLDFGVGATWTPITDLIVVVHPLNYNIVFSDEDTVFESSFGSKIVADYTRKLGPVDFKTNLSAFLSYKSSNLSNWTWTNSFTYTLWKNIGVGFDFGLRGNKQEALNYALQQYEQLTDPTGVEEPDFDNVDNELQTYYTLGLSYKF; translated from the coding sequence ATGAAGAAATTACTGTGTTCTTTGGCGTTGGTGGCTTGTGCTGTGGCTGCGAATGCACAAACCTTAGAGGAATTAAAAGCAGAACAAAAGGCCAAAAAGGATTCTATAAGTGATATTCAAAAACGAGTAGATGATCTGCAATCTCAAATTGATGCGTTTCCAGGATGGAAAATTGGCGCTTTTGGTGTTGTGGGAGGAAGCCTTTCCAATTTTGATAATTGGTATGCACAAGGAACTCCTAATAACTCTTCGGGTAATTTTGGGGGTACAGTAAATGCTTATGCCAATTTGGACAGAGAAAAGTATTTTTGGAAAAATGCTTTGAACCTAAATCTGAAATGGGTTAAGCTAGACGATAAAGATGATCCTAATGATGATGATAGCTTTCAGCCAACGACCGATGTTTTTAATATAACCTCACTATATGGTTATAAAATCACCAGTAAATTGGCGGCTTCGGCTTTAGTGGAATATAGAACTACCATTTTAGACAATTTCAACGATCCTGGATATTTAGATTTTGGGGTTGGGGCTACTTGGACGCCTATTACAGATTTAATTGTAGTAGTGCACCCTTTAAACTACAACATAGTATTTAGTGATGAGGATACCGTATTTGAATCCTCTTTTGGTTCTAAAATCGTTGCCGATTATACAAGAAAGTTGGGGCCTGTTGATTTTAAAACCAATCTTTCGGCTTTTTTAAGTTATAAGAGCTCGAATCTTTCCAATTGGACATGGACCAATTCCTTCACTTATACCTTATGGAAGAATATTGGAGTTGGGTTTGACTTTGGATTGAGAGGCAATAAACAAGAAGCTTTGAATTATGCGCTTCAGCAATATGAGCAATTAACGGATCCAACAGGAGTGGAAGAACCGGATTTTGACAATGTGGATAACGAATTACAAACTTATTACACTTTAGGGCTGTCGTACAAGTTCTAA